The genomic DNA ACACTCTGTCAAAGATTATTCAATATTCATTTCCTCTATAAATGTCAATCAGGTTTGTACAAAGTAGTACAGTTGGTTATATTTATGTCGTTGTGATGTCAATCTTTCTGTGCACAAATATATAGATCTACAACAAGGTTCTGGTGTCATTCAAAGAGGATGTGTACACAGTCAATCAAAGCTCGGATGGACAAGTAATCTCCTACATCTTAAAACCCGAGGCGTTGGCATCCTACTTGTATCAACTCTCTCCAACCGAGGTATGTTATAATATAATGTATGATTATTAGAAAGGCTTGCTTGCATTAGAAATGATCAgttcaaattttattttatccTCAGACACCAGATGCTGAAGTTACTATATTAAACAGAGAAAACATGACAGAGTCTAGATCTTGTAGGGCTAGTTAATTTGTATAGTATATGTTTTCACTGAAGAGATTTGCACGACGACAGGATTTGACTCTAGCAACTCTGTTGGTGAGGCCACATTCTTCAAAAGCTGATACAAATGCATCAGAAATAGTGATGGTCAGTAAAGAAAAGTATGGTTCAGTTAGTCGCGTATATATTGTGGCTGATCAAGATATGTTACTACCTGAAGAAATACAAAGGTGGATGATTCAATTGAATCCACCGGATGAGGTGAAGGTGATCCAGGGCTCTGATCACATGACCATGTTCTCTAAGCCACAGGAGCTCTCTTCTTGCCTTCTGACAATTGCTCAGCAGCACTGTGATAAGTTGTAGCCTCTGCGCTCCTTCTCAGCTTGTTCATTATCTTTTATTATCTTAAAAGAACAGATTTGTGAATTCGATTAGCATAACAAGTTGCAATAAgaatattcaataaaattgagCCTTGTAATGATGAAGCAAGTCTCCCCCAACATCGAGAATAAATTATACTAGTTTAGAATTCTGTACTTTCTCCCCCATCAAATTGGTCTTTGAGAATCTAAAGAACAAACTTCATAAATTGCCTTTGAGGTGAAAGAGATTCATAATTTTATATTGATGAAATTTGGAGGTTATGGTCAAGTACTTTGCACATTTAGTAAAGAAAATGTGATGAAAATTGGAGGCTTTGGTCAATAGATACATTGTACATTTGATTCAAGGCACTCTGTCTTTCTCTATCAAGTTACTTGAGTGAGGGAACTACGTAACAGCTGATCCGTTGTTTCATGTTTACATGTCCATGATGAGACTACAAACACCACCATCATGCCATCTTATCATTATCTGTAAAAGTCTTCGAGTTCTGGATTGTGGATATAATTATCATTCTCGATCATTGATTGATTTAAATGGTGAAAGGTACAGATTTTATGATTGAGGATTCTAGACTTTCTAGCAGACCACAATAATTGTAATTATTGTGGTCTAAATTGCATCTGCTTATCCATGTACAAAAAAGATTAGTATAAAAGCCAGCACACTGATGAAGAAAAGTATAAGGTGTAAAATAAAAAATGCAGATGACTGAGAAGAGAGTGGAGCATTTTGTGCTGGTTCATGGAGGTTGTCATGGTGCATGGTGCTGGTATAAGGTGGCAACACTACTGAGATCAGACGGACACAGAGTTACAACGCTTGACTCAGCAGCTTGTGGCATTAACCAAAAGCAGGTGCAAGAAGTCCATTCGTATCACGACTACTTTGAACCCTTGCTGGAGTTTATGGCTAACTTGCCACCAGATGAGAAGGTGATTCTGGTAGGTCACAGCTATGGTGGATATGGCTTGTCACTCGCTATGGAATCCTTTCCTGAAAAAATTTCTGTTGCTGTTTTCGTAACAGCTCTCATGCCTGGTCCGGACCTCACTTACCTTACTATCTCTCATGAGGTAACTGTGTATGATTATTATCAAAATAACTTCACAACCAACCTACGTAGCTCAATGTTCATTTCAAAGTACTAGTGTTGGAACTGAGTGTTCTGGTGTCAACTTTTTTGTGTAAAAATATAGATCAGTAAAGTGTTCAAGTCATTCGGGGATGAAATTTTCACATTTGTTCAAAGCTCGGATAAACGTATAATCTCCTACAACTTTAGACAAGAGGCATTGGCCTCCAAACTGTATCAACTCTCTCCGGCCCAGGTATGCTAATGTACTAAGTGCTTTCGATATTTATGCTCCTAATCCCACCACATCGTTTACGTAGTAACATTATCAGTTATGACTTATGATTTGCAGGATTTGACTCTAGCAACTTTGTTGGCAAGACCACATCCTGCAGAAACTGATACCAATGCATCAGAAGAACTAATGGTCAGTAATGAAAAATATGGTTCAGTTTGTCGCGTTTATGTTGTGGCTGATCAAGATATTTTACTGCCTGAGGAGACGCAGAGGTGGATGATTCAACTGAATCCACCAGATGAGGTGAAGGTGATCCAAGGTTCAGACCACATGACCATGTTCTCTAAGCCACAGGAGCTCTGCTCTTGCCTTCTGGCAATTGCTCAGCAACACTGCTATTGAATAATAAATTTGGTGATAGTAAAATTTTTGATATCTTGAAAGATTCATGAgcattaaatttaaaattatatcaATTTTACGAGATCTCTATGtaataaattttttaatacttGGTTGTATTCACCGAGTATCCAGTATTCGCTCGTCTTAAATCAATTTATATCTCGTATATTTTTTTACCAGATTTCAAAATGTCAACAAAGTACCGGATACTCAAAATCGTTCCCGAAAGCGTCCCAAATGCTGAGTTGTCATATTGCTATTGGATGTTTACTCCCCTCCTGCATTACACGAATGAAATAATTTCACGTGTCATTTGGTAACATTTTTAGATTCTTGAAATGTGAATAAATCTTATAAAATCTTCACTAAATAAAATCTTAATTGAATAGCCATATATGTCTGGTTATATCCTCATTACACAAAAGAGGGGTATAAAATGCCTACAGATTAATCAAAAAAAGAAGTAAACAGCGATAACAATCATAATCCAGATGACCGAAAAGCGAGAGGAGCACTATGTGTTGGTTCATGGAGGCTGTCATGGTGCCTGGTGCTGGTACAAGGTGGCAACACTGCTGAGATCAGAGGGACACAAAGTCACTGCACTTGACTTAGCAGCTTGTGGCATTAACTCAAAGCAGGCGCAAGAAGTCAAGTCGAATCTCGAATACTATGAACCCCTGATGGAGTTTATGGCCAATTTATCAGCAGATGAGAAGGTGATTCTGGTTGGCCACAGCTTTGGTGGACAGGGCCTGTCGCTCGCTATGGAATCCTTCCCTGAAAAAATTTCTGTTGCAGTTTTCGTCGCAGCTCTTATGCCTGGTCCTGACCATAGCATCTCTCAGGAGGTATCCAAAAAACTCAATTATTATTCTACTTGTCTTTTTTTTTGCCAGAATTAATCTACATGTCTGATATTATCATCAAGTACCAAATTTTAGTTATCATTTCAAAATTCATTCGATTTACTGTCAAAATTTTAGTTTTAGTTACCTATAGACAAGGGCACGGGAGGATCTAGTAAGGGGCACGGAGACACGTGTCCTCCTTAAAACAAAATTTTACGTTTTTCACcattatttttttttgaaaatataagAAAGTGCCTCAGATAATTGAGAATTAAAAGGGTATTTTCATAAAATATAGTCGATGTCCCCCCCGGAATTTAATTCCTGGATCCACCTGCCTGCAAAGAAGTAAATTTGGTACTGTGACTACTGTCTGCTGtgatgttaacatttttgtgtgAAAATACAGATGAAAAAAGGACTATTCGAGTCATTGGGGGTTGAAAGTTTGGCATTCGATCGTAGTTTAGATAATCGCTTAATCTCCTTCATATTTAAACCCGAGGCATTGGCCTCCAAACTGTATCAGCTCTCTCCAATCCAGGTAATGTTAATGTATTAGTATTACGTGCCTTTTATAATTATGCTCCCAGTCGCACTGCTTCATTTAACTAGATCATATCTCTTATCGGTTACCAATTTTTTGTAACGTTCAGGATTTGACTCTAGCAACTTTGTTGGCGAGGCCACATCCTTTACAGGGTGATCTGGTATCAAAAGAACTGATTCTCAGTAAAGAAAAATACGGTTCAGTTCGTCGTGTTTATGTTGTGGCTGACCAAGATATGGCACTGCCTGAAAAGACGCAGAGGTGGATGATTCAACTGAATCCACCGGATGAGGTGAAGGTGATCCAGGGTTCTGATCACATGACCATGTTCTCTAAGCCACAGGAGCTCTGCTCTTGCCTTTTAGCAATTGCTCAGCAGCACTGCTAATGAATTGTTGAGCTGCTTGTCTAGATTGTCTATTTTGTTTTACTAGCATATTTGTATCATGGTGGCAAGACTTGAGTAATTTAGTCAAAATGAAAATGGATGAATAAAACTAATGTGCATTTTGGAACTGAATGATGTTTTAGCATGACAGAGGATAATTGAACTTTGCAATTGTGATGCACATGCACATCCAATtcaattctttttctttttcaataCTCCGTCCAATATTATCTTGCAACATTGCAGGGTTTAGTCTAATCTTGGTATATAAATACTGTTTGTCTGGTGTGCCCATGGACACATGATAAGAAAGCACATGATAAGAAAGTGTGATAGATTAATTGTAAAAATTTGATTGGTGGGGATTTTTGTGCATGTAGGGGTCCATCCTTGTTAATGAGCTCTCCACCAATCAAATTTTTACAACTTATCTATCACACTTTTTTAGCATGTGCTCATGGGCACACACTACAAAAATCCATATAAATATAGAGTAAAGTTATATGCAGTTAATTGGAGTCTCGTTCATCTAGGTTCTCCATATAAAAATTCTCTTAAAAAGTGTTATCTTATGTTTGTTTTGACAAGTATCATTACTTACATAAATAAAATTATGCTCATACATTTAACATTTATGTTTTGCAAttgtaaaataatattttttataatgtTTTATACATAAAATCTATGAAATTTGCaagatttttaataaaataatgatatttgtagaatatcattcgaaaaataatatgtttaaaatattttaatctatattttatttgcGTAACATAAATGTACTAAAGGACTCCAATTAAAATTGTACTCCACATAACTTAACTCTACATATAtggttaaaaataataaattttaagaGATTTTTTCAAAATTACCTAAGACCATAAATTTTGTATGTTAAAATGTactttttgaaaatattttgcctGCGTacaatttatgaaaatatttgtgaaaatatgatttttcaactTTGCAACCTATTTTGCATCTAATGCTCAGTGGGTTAAAGAGGAGATAACTATCCTCCTCTTAGTTACATGTCACGTAAGAGGCCATCCCGTAAAGATTGGTAATGTATCAGAACAACTGATCGCCAGTAAAGAAAAATTTGGGTCAGTTCGTCGTGTTTATGTTGTGGCTGATCAAGATATGATAATGTCTGGAGAGATACAGAGATGGATGATTCAACTGAATCCCCCAGATGAGGTGAAGGTGATTCAGGATTCTGATCACATGACCATGTTCTCTAAGCCACAGGAGCTCTGCTCATGCCTTGTAGCAATAGCACAGTGCCGCTTGGACAAGGATGGCACTTTTATGGATGTATAATCCTTGATAAAAATTGATTTTCCTTTTGATTTAACTTTCCCATAACTTGGGCTGTGTTGAGAAATGTTCAGCATCTATAGAATTCTCAATTATAACACATCAAATAGAGAATTGACAAACACTGTTTGCATATCTAGAAATGAGAATTTTTAAATTTCAGTCGAGCTTGATACTAAACAAAAGTTTGTAAACCACAACTAATAACAACACATAACATTTTGATACAAAGAAATatgcaaacattatatctatgGTCCAGCTAAACAATTTACATATTTGTACTGCATATAATGAGTGCACACCCACTGGACAAGGGAGGAACAATTGCAACATACTATGTACATAAGAACATCTGTTACATTATGTTCACCAATTTAAGAGATGGTTAGGATGTAGCAGCAAAAGAAATTGTCGGGGCTAAGTTTTAGGCGAATCAGCTAAGCATGGTTGGATGCCCAGTCTGAAGCATTCTCTTGAACATGTCCATCCCAAATGCAGACTCCGATGAACTACATAAACCAGCAGACAATTAATATTAAGACAATACTACTAGGATTGGATAAACTGCAAAGTTAGAACAGTAATACAGACTTGGTTTCTTCATAAATCACAATCAATATTCCAAGTGA from Apium graveolens cultivar Ventura chromosome 5, ASM990537v1, whole genome shotgun sequence includes the following:
- the LOC141662020 gene encoding methyl jasmonate esterase 1-like isoform X1 translates to MTEKREKHFVLVHGSLHGAWCWYKVATLLRSEGHRVTALDSAACGINSKQVQEVQSYTDYYEPLMQFMSNLPPDEKVILVGHSYGGYGVSIAMEAFPQKIAVAVFVAANMPGPDLTYLTISQEIYNKVLVSFKEDVYTVNQSSDGQVISYILKPEALASYLYQLSPTEDLTLATLLVRPHSSKADTNASEIVMVSKEKYGSVSRVYIVADQDMLLPEEIQRWMIQLNPPDEVKVIQGSDHMTMFSKPQELSSCLLTIAQQHCDKL
- the LOC141662020 gene encoding methyl jasmonate esterase 1-like isoform X2, which gives rise to MQMTEKRVEHFVLVHGGCHGAWCWYKVATLLRSDGHRVTTLDSAACGINQKQVQEVHSYHDYFEPLLEFMANLPPDEKVILVGHSYGGYGLSLAMESFPEKISVAVFVTALMPGPDLTYLTISHEISKVFKSFGDEIFTFVQSSDKRIISYNFRQEALASKLYQLSPAQDLTLATLLARPHPAETDTNASEELMVSNEKYGSVCRVYVVADQDILLPEETQRWMIQLNPPDEVKVIQGSDHMTMFSKPQELCSCLLAIAQQHCY
- the LOC141662021 gene encoding methyl jasmonate esterase 1-like, whose amino-acid sequence is MTEKREEHYVLVHGGCHGAWCWYKVATLLRSEGHKVTALDLAACGINSKQAQEVKSNLEYYEPLMEFMANLSADEKVILVGHSFGGQGLSLAMESFPEKISVAVFVAALMPGPDHSISQEMKKGLFESLGVESLAFDRSLDNRLISFIFKPEALASKLYQLSPIQDLTLATLLARPHPLQGDLVSKELILSKEKYGSVRRVYVVADQDMALPEKTQRWMIQLNPPDEVKVIQGSDHMTMFSKPQELCSCLLAIAQQHC